One genomic segment of Labeo rohita strain BAU-BD-2019 chromosome 14, IGBB_LRoh.1.0, whole genome shotgun sequence includes these proteins:
- the fhl1a gene encoding four and a half LIM domains protein 1a isoform X1, with protein sequence MLLSPVILQTRRRPSLIITADSCDSHCSVLTAPRSYLSSTMTERFDCFYCRDNLQGKKYVKKDEKPVCVRCFDKLCANTCAECRKPIGADAKELTHKNRHWHESCFRCAKCYKPLANESFAAKDDGKIMCGKCGDRDGSPRCQGCYKVITPGSKNVEYKHKVWHEECFICFECKQPIRSQSFLTKGDEMYCTACNEKKFAKHCVRCKEAITSGGITYQDQPWHSECFVCNTCKKPLAGARFTAHEDQFYCVNCYKADVAKKCSGCQNPITGFGRGTNVVNYEDKTWHEYCFNCKKCSLSMAHKRFVINGDDIYCPDCAKKL encoded by the exons CCCCCCGCAGCTATCTGAGCTCCACCATGACTGAGCGTTTCGACTGCTTCTACTGCAGAGACAACCTGCAGGGCAAGAAGTACGTCAAGAAGGACGAGAAGCCTGTGTGCGTGCGCTGCTTCGACAAGCTCTGCGCCAACACTTGCGCTGAGTGTCGCAAGCCTATTGGTGCTGATGCTAAG GAGCTGACCCATAAGAACCGCCACTGGCATGAGAGCTGTTTCCGCTGTGCCAAGTGCTACAAGCCCCTGGCCAATGAGTCTTTTGCCGCCAAGGATGATGGCAAGATCATGTGTGGGAAGTGTGGAGACCGTGACGGATCGCCTCGCTGCCAGGGCTGCTACAAAGTGATTACGCCAG GATCTAAGAATGTGGAGTACAAGCATAAAGTCTGGCATGAGGAGTGTTTCATCTGCTTTGAGTGCAAGCAGCCAATCCGCTCCCAGAGCTTCCTGACCAAGGGTGATGAAATGTACTGCACTGCCTGCAATGAGAAGAAGTTCGCCAAGCACTGCGTCCGCTGCAAAGAG GCCATTACCAGCGGTGGAATCACTTATCAGGATCAGCCCTGGCACTCTGAGTGCTTTGTGTGTAACACATGCAAAAAACCTCTGGCTGGAGCTCGTTTTACGGCCCATGAAGATCAGTTCTACTGCGTGAATTGCTATAAGGCTGATGTGGCCAAGAAGTGCTCTGGATGTCAAAATCCCATTACAG GATTTGGCAGAGGGACCAACGTGGTGAACTACGAGGACAAAACCTGGCATGAATACTGCTTTAATTGCAAAAAATGCTCCCTCTCCATGGCCCACAAGCGTTTTGTCATCAACGGAGATGACATCTACTGCCCTGATTGCGCCAAAAAGCTGTGA
- the fhl1a gene encoding four and a half LIM domains protein 1a isoform X2, giving the protein MSFYKHSAPRSYLSSTMTERFDCFYCRDNLQGKKYVKKDEKPVCVRCFDKLCANTCAECRKPIGADAKELTHKNRHWHESCFRCAKCYKPLANESFAAKDDGKIMCGKCGDRDGSPRCQGCYKVITPGSKNVEYKHKVWHEECFICFECKQPIRSQSFLTKGDEMYCTACNEKKFAKHCVRCKEAITSGGITYQDQPWHSECFVCNTCKKPLAGARFTAHEDQFYCVNCYKADVAKKCSGCQNPITGFGRGTNVVNYEDKTWHEYCFNCKKCSLSMAHKRFVINGDDIYCPDCAKKL; this is encoded by the exons CCCCCCGCAGCTATCTGAGCTCCACCATGACTGAGCGTTTCGACTGCTTCTACTGCAGAGACAACCTGCAGGGCAAGAAGTACGTCAAGAAGGACGAGAAGCCTGTGTGCGTGCGCTGCTTCGACAAGCTCTGCGCCAACACTTGCGCTGAGTGTCGCAAGCCTATTGGTGCTGATGCTAAG GAGCTGACCCATAAGAACCGCCACTGGCATGAGAGCTGTTTCCGCTGTGCCAAGTGCTACAAGCCCCTGGCCAATGAGTCTTTTGCCGCCAAGGATGATGGCAAGATCATGTGTGGGAAGTGTGGAGACCGTGACGGATCGCCTCGCTGCCAGGGCTGCTACAAAGTGATTACGCCAG GATCTAAGAATGTGGAGTACAAGCATAAAGTCTGGCATGAGGAGTGTTTCATCTGCTTTGAGTGCAAGCAGCCAATCCGCTCCCAGAGCTTCCTGACCAAGGGTGATGAAATGTACTGCACTGCCTGCAATGAGAAGAAGTTCGCCAAGCACTGCGTCCGCTGCAAAGAG GCCATTACCAGCGGTGGAATCACTTATCAGGATCAGCCCTGGCACTCTGAGTGCTTTGTGTGTAACACATGCAAAAAACCTCTGGCTGGAGCTCGTTTTACGGCCCATGAAGATCAGTTCTACTGCGTGAATTGCTATAAGGCTGATGTGGCCAAGAAGTGCTCTGGATGTCAAAATCCCATTACAG GATTTGGCAGAGGGACCAACGTGGTGAACTACGAGGACAAAACCTGGCATGAATACTGCTTTAATTGCAAAAAATGCTCCCTCTCCATGGCCCACAAGCGTTTTGTCATCAACGGAGATGACATCTACTGCCCTGATTGCGCCAAAAAGCTGTGA